The genomic interval GGCGTCATGCAGGGCCCGGGACGAGTCGACGAGGACACCCGCGGCGGCTTCACCCGCGGCGGATGGGCGGTGCCCCGCTCGACCGAGGAGGTGGGTGCGGCGCTGCAGGACCGGGTGAGGCGGGCCGGGGGCATGCGCCTCCTGCTCGGACACCGCAGCTACGCCGACATGCTCGGCCACTGGAACGCCGCAGGCGGCCCCTTCAAGGACGGGCTCAACGGCGCGCAGAAGCACGTCGTGAGCCGATCGAGGACCACCGCGCTGCCGTGGCCGAACTCCACCCTCATCAGCGGAGATGTTGCCGGACAGATCGCTGCCCTCAAGGCCTCCGGCGGCCCCGATCTGTGCATCATGGGCAGCGGCGAGCTCGTGCAGACCCTGCTGCGTCACCGCCTGCTGGACGAGGTCCTGCTGTTCGTCCACCCGATCGTGCTCGGATCGGGTCGGCGGCTCTTTCCCGACGGCGGGGTCCCGGTCGACCTCGAGCTGCTCACGGCGAGCGCAGCCGAGAACGGGGTGGTGGTCGCGCAGTACCGGGTGGGGTGAGGACTCGGGCCTCACAGGTACATCTGGTCGGCGTAGACCAGCCGGGACTGGCGCTCCGGAGCGGCCCCGGAGGCGTCGGGCGCCCCGTCGGCGGGGTCGCCGGGGAAGGACTCCCACTCCTCGACCAGCACTCGCCAGGAGGCGCCCGTCTCGGTGTCCCGCGGTGCCCGGACCGGGATGTCCCGGTCGGCGCGGAGCTCGGCCTCGCACGTGAAGACCGGCGCCGCGGGATCGAGGTACCGCTGGGGCAGCGCTGTCGCCACAGCCGATGCACGACGCATGCGTGCGTTCTGGTCGCCCGCGCATCGGGACCGATGTGGGGCGCGGTCATCGGGGCCTCGATGGGGCGAGCGTACGCGGGCACTCCCGGCGACAGGTATCCCGGATGTCTGGGGTGTCGGGCCGACGTCCTCTCCGACCACGTGATGTGCGCGGGCGATCGCCTCCCGGTGTTCGGGAACGACCGGGAATCACGCATGCACGGCCGAGGGGCGCCAGGCACGCTAGGCTTCGGGCCGACGGAGTCTGTCCGTTGCGGCCCCTGCCTCTTCCGGACGGAACGAGAGCACGCCGGGGCCGGTGAGCACTGAGGAGCCGCCATGACCCGTGGAGCCATCGGCAGCGAGGCGACCAGGAAGCTCGCCTCGGCACGGGTGGCCCTGGCGTTTCTGCTCGGGCTGGTCCTCGTGGCCTGCCATGGGCCAGCCCTGACGGCACCGGGCTCGCAGAGCTCGACGACGGGAAGTGCCTCGGCCACCTCGCCAGACGCTTCGTCGGATGCGACGGCGAGCGTGACCTCGAGTGGCTTCTCCCTCGATGTCGGCCCGGTGACCGTGTCCGCTCCCGGCGGCGTCGCGTCCGAGGGCGCGACGGTGCGAGTCCGCGAGATCAGCGCACCCTCCGAACTGGGCGAGGCCGACATCGAGGTCGTCGGAGGCGTCTATGACATCTCGCTCGACGATGGGTCGCAGCCGCAGGTTCCCGTCACGATCGAGTACACCGACGAGGTGGATCCTTCGGCGTCCCCGCTCGCCTTCCTCACCAAGCCCTCCGGGGGAGAGGAGTGGGAGGGGATCCCGGTCGCCCATGAGGGGTCGGGCGCCTCTGTGGAGCTGGACCACTTCAGCACCTTCGGCTTCTTCCGCTCCGACTCCATCTGGTCGGGCCTGCTGATGAAGGGCTACGCGCTTACAGACCCGCCTGATTGCTACGGAAAGTCGGCGACCGTGCACGGAGTGGTGTATTCCGCCTCCACATCGTCCTCCTTCGTGTTCCCCTGCGTGGTGGAGGTGGACGGGGAGGCTCAGCTGCGGATCTACAACGGGAGCCCCTACGTCTGGCGCTACAACGCCGTCGACGGTATGGGACCGCTCAGCGTGCCACGCCTGGTACCTCCGACCATCGTCTCTGTCGACGATGTCAAGGCCGCGCTCTTCATCGGCCTGGTGACCGGCCCGAAGAAGACGGGGCTCGACAGCGCGCCCCTCACGCCCGGCTCATACCTTCCCGTGGAGCTTGCGCTGACCAGTGGAAGCGCGACCATTCAGGGCTCGATGGATGCTGGACTCTCGACCTTTGTCATCGTGACGGGTGCACTGGCCGAAGTGGTGATAGGCAAGCTGGCGAAGAACGTGAGCGTCACTGCCGAGAAGCTCTACGAGCACGGGCGATGCGTCGCGGACATCGTCGCTCAGAACCCAGCCGTCGACGCATACACCCTCGGCAAGACGATCGGTACGATCCTCACCTCGTGCATCGTGCCCCTCGCGACATCTCTTGGCATGAGCGTGACCCAGACGGCCAGCGCGGCGATCGGAATCATCACGTCGCTCGGCCCTGCGGCGATGCAGCTGAGCATGGGAATCCCCGCCTCCCTCGAGAACGGAGGCTCCGCGTCGGTCGAGGTGACGGCACAGCCCCTCGCCGAGCAGGTGGAGCGGGCCGAGTTCACTCTCCCCTCGAATCCCGCCGTCCACTGCGTTCTCAGCCCGGGAGGCGCGCAGTGCACCACCCGACATGCCGTCTACAGCGATCCGGACGCATCGTGCGGCACGGGGTACCCGGACGGCCCTCCGGACGGGGAGCTCCAGAACAGCGCGGTGCTCGAGGAGAAGGTCTCCCTCGGCTGCGACTCGGATGGGCTCTCCGAGGCGAGCTCGCCCTCGGACCAGAGCTGGTGGGACGAGACCGACGGCTCCTCCACCTGGGTCCCCTACGTGACCGACCCACAAGTTCCCAATGAGCTGGCGAACCTGCCCTCCGGCACAGCGTTGCGAGCTGGCGACTACCTCTGCACGAGCGACGGCGATCAGGTGGACTGCTCGAACGTGGCGACCGGAGCAGGATTCCGGATGGACGACGAGACCATCACGTTCCGCGGCGCGATGGAGGGCGTCTCGGAGAATCCCGCCGAGCCTGACTACAGCGATTGGGACTACACGGACTGAGCGGAGGCCGGAGGGCTGACGGGGCGGACCGCTCGGCCGGAGGCGCGCTTCCCAGCGGTGCTCAGATCGTGGCGTCGGCGGCGTCATCGAACGCTGCACGTGCGCGTTCGATGGCGGGGAGGTGCTCATCCGCCCACGCCAGAAGGGTGTCCACAGGCGGGCGCAGCGTCTTGCCGAGCAGTGTGATCCGGTACTCCACCGCGAGGGGACGCGTGCTGATGACCACGCGTTCGACGACGCCGTTGCGCTCGAGCCGGCGCAGCGTGGCGGTCAACGACTTCTGCGTGACCTGGGGGATCGCGCGGCGAAGGTCGTTGAACCGGCACGGTCGCTCGCACAGCTCGTTCAAGATGCTCAGCGTCCACTTGTCCAGGACCTGGTCGAGCAGCTCGCGATGAGGGGCGTCGATGCGCAGGGCGTCCACTGCTCCAGGGCTGGGGTTGTGGGCGGTATCGGGCACGAAACCAGGTCTCCTTGAAGTGTCCTGAGGGTACTAGGTATCAATGGTATCTCTAGTTCTCGACAGAGAAGGAGAGGTTCATGTCCGTCCACCGTTTCAGTCCCGCAGGTCTGCAGCCCGAGACGCCCTACGAGCATGTGGCGGTCGCCACGGGCCCTCGCCACATCCACATCAGCGGCCAGATCGCCCGTGACACCGGCGGCCGGCCGGTGGGAGGTGAGGCGCTCGGTACTCAAGTGGAGCAGGTCCTGCGCAACACCGCTCGTGCGCTCGCCGGAGCAGATGCGTCCTTCGCGGATGCCGTGCGGCTGACGTTCTTCGTCACCCAGTGGTCGCCCGACCAGATCGAGGAGTTCATGGCGGGAGTCGAGCGCGTCGCCGAGGAGGTGGGTCTGCCGATGCCGATGCCTCCCGCCTCGCTCATCGGGGTGGACCACCTGTTCGAGCCCGATGTGCGCGTCGAGCTGGAGACCACCGCCGTCGCCGCGTGACGCAGGCCCAAGGCCCGGTGGGCCGAGCGGTCCACCGGGGCGGGCGTCGCCCGGCCGCGCCCTCGTCGGCGCGGCCTGTGGCGGCGCTCGCCATGGAGGCGCGCCCGGCCGGGCGCCCCCAGCAGGACTCGAACCTGCAACCTACGGATTAGAAGGCCGTTGCTCTATCCATTGAGCTATGGGGGCGAGCATCCTGCCTGGTGTGCGGCGGGACGCGTCGGCGATTCTAGCGGTCGGTCATCGCCTGGCAGCGCGGGCAGACGTAGATCGAGCGGGTCTGCTGCTCGGGAGCGCGCGGGTCGCCGAGCTCCTCTCGCACGATCCGGGTGCGGCAGCGCCGACAGGGCTCGCGGGCGCGGCCGTACACCCACAGGTCCGCGCGCGGTCCCATCATGCCGCCCGTCGTGACGCGCACGGAACGGTCGCGGTTGACCAGGAGGAGGCGATGCGCCAGATCGACGAGGCCGGGCAGGTCCGTGCAGGCCGAGACGGGTGCGGCGGGATGCAGGCGCCGCAGGAAGCAGACCTCGCTGCGGTAGATGTTGCCGATCCCCGCGAGGTTGCGCTGATCCAGGAGCGCCGCGCCGAGCGTCCGCTCGGGCGCGGCCGCCAGGCGTCGCACGGCCTCGTCGCGGTCGGTCTCGGACCAGTCCGGGCACAGCAGGTCCGGCCCCAGATGCCCCACCAGGGAGTCCTCCTCCGCGGTGCGGACGAGCTCGACGTCCTGCACCTCGAAG from Brachybacterium huguangmaarense carries:
- a CDS encoding dihydrofolate reductase family protein translates to MSRIYVANHVTLDGVMQGPGRVDEDTRGGFTRGGWAVPRSTEEVGAALQDRVRRAGGMRLLLGHRSYADMLGHWNAAGGPFKDGLNGAQKHVVSRSRTTALPWPNSTLISGDVAGQIAALKASGGPDLCIMGSGELVQTLLRHRLLDEVLLFVHPIVLGSGRRLFPDGGVPVDLELLTASAAENGVVVAQYRVG
- a CDS encoding winged helix-turn-helix transcriptional regulator; translated protein: MPDTAHNPSPGAVDALRIDAPHRELLDQVLDKWTLSILNELCERPCRFNDLRRAIPQVTQKSLTATLRRLERNGVVERVVISTRPLAVEYRITLLGKTLRPPVDTLLAWADEHLPAIERARAAFDDAADATI
- a CDS encoding RidA family protein, translating into MSVHRFSPAGLQPETPYEHVAVATGPRHIHISGQIARDTGGRPVGGEALGTQVEQVLRNTARALAGADASFADAVRLTFFVTQWSPDQIEEFMAGVERVAEEVGLPMPMPPASLIGVDHLFEPDVRVELETTAVAA
- a CDS encoding DNA-formamidopyrimidine glycosylase family protein; this translates as MPEGDSVYRQCRRLDAALAGGRLDVADLRVPRLATRDLVGWTVSEVRPRGKHLLIRLSTSDAREALTLHSHLKMEGRWQIDTWDEGTAAPRWRDPAHQARIVLEARRPDGRRARAIAFEVQDVELVRTAEEDSLVGHLGPDLLCPDWSETDRDEAVRRLAAAPERTLGAALLDQRNLAGIGNIYRSEVCFLRRLHPAAPVSACTDLPGLVDLAHRLLLVNRDRSVRVTTGGMMGPRADLWVYGRAREPCRRCRTRIVREELGDPRAPEQQTRSIYVCPRCQAMTDR